One window from the genome of Actinoplanes teichomyceticus ATCC 31121 encodes:
- a CDS encoding uroporphyrinogen-III synthase, producing MTEGALAGFTVAVTAERRRGEMTALLERRGARVVSAPAITIVPLIDDEALRAATEACIGLEPHLVVATTGFGFRGWLEAAEGWGLGDALRVSLTGAKIIARGPKPCGAIRAAGLSEDWAAKTEASEEVLERLLRDGVAGRRIVVQEHGEPQTEFVAALRAAGAAVVEVPVYRWALPADPAPVRRLTEQVAAGQVDAVTFTSAPAVKAFLRIAGEAGADVAAAFRSGTLAACVGPVTASPLLDLDVPVVMPERYRLGALIKTVTDELPRRAVRLRVAGSILEVRGHAVLIDGATHALAPAAMAILSSLARRPGAVVSKEQLAAALPRGNDGHAVDVAVARLRAALGSGKHIETVIKRGYRLRVDEAA from the coding sequence ATGACCGAGGGCGCACTGGCCGGGTTCACCGTGGCGGTCACCGCGGAGCGGCGCCGCGGCGAGATGACCGCGCTGCTGGAGCGGCGCGGCGCGCGGGTGGTGAGCGCGCCGGCGATCACCATCGTGCCGCTGATCGACGACGAGGCGCTGCGTGCCGCCACCGAGGCCTGCATCGGCCTGGAACCACACCTGGTGGTGGCGACCACCGGGTTCGGCTTCCGCGGCTGGCTGGAGGCGGCCGAGGGCTGGGGCCTGGGCGACGCGCTGCGCGTCTCGCTGACCGGGGCGAAGATCATCGCCCGAGGACCGAAGCCGTGCGGGGCGATCCGCGCCGCCGGGCTCTCCGAGGACTGGGCGGCCAAGACCGAGGCCTCCGAGGAGGTGCTGGAGCGGCTGCTGCGCGACGGCGTGGCCGGCCGGCGGATCGTGGTGCAGGAGCACGGCGAGCCGCAGACCGAGTTCGTCGCCGCGCTGCGTGCCGCCGGCGCCGCGGTGGTCGAGGTGCCGGTGTACCGCTGGGCGCTGCCCGCCGACCCCGCCCCGGTCCGCCGGCTCACCGAGCAGGTCGCCGCCGGCCAGGTGGACGCGGTGACCTTCACCAGCGCGCCCGCGGTCAAGGCGTTCCTGCGGATCGCGGGGGAGGCCGGCGCGGACGTGGCGGCCGCCTTCCGGTCCGGCACGCTGGCCGCCTGTGTCGGGCCGGTGACCGCGTCGCCGCTGCTCGACCTGGACGTCCCGGTGGTGATGCCGGAGCGGTACCGGCTCGGCGCGCTGATCAAGACGGTCACCGACGAACTGCCCCGGCGGGCGGTACGGCTGCGGGTGGCCGGGTCGATCCTGGAGGTGCGCGGCCATGCGGTGCTGATCGACGGGGCGACCCATGCGCTGGCCCCGGCCGCCATGGCGATCCTGTCGTCGCTGGCCCGCCGCCCCGGCGCGGTGGTCTCCAAGGAGCAGCTCGCGGCCGCCCTGCCGCGGGGCAACGACGGGCACGCCGTCGACGTCGCGGTGGCCCGGCTGCGGGCGGCGCTCGGCTCCGGCAAGCACATCGAGACGGTCATCAAGCGCGGGTACCGCCTGCGGGTGGACGAGGCCGCCTGA
- a CDS encoding AurF N-oxygenase family protein, protein MTTVTPPDRDRTATRLLRSSAEHSYDPEIEIDWDAPFAEGKYFVPPHRSSLYGTALWDRLTEAQRIELTKHEVASIAGLGVWFETILMQLLIRGYFRQDPTAAHAQYALTEIGDECRHSVMFGRMIARLGTPVYRPDGINQFLGQWIAHTATGPRMFAAILIAEEILDTLQREAMADEDVQPLVRMISRIHVVEEARHVRYAREELARQIRAAGRGRLAFDKLVIGRAAYLTGTRLVDPRVYRAVGIDPWEGRRAAWANPYHRETMRWAGERVVAYLTDLDLIGGPGKALWRASGLLPR, encoded by the coding sequence ATGACGACAGTGACCCCGCCCGACCGGGACCGCACCGCCACCCGGCTGTTGCGCTCCTCCGCCGAGCACTCCTACGACCCGGAGATCGAGATCGACTGGGACGCCCCGTTCGCCGAGGGGAAGTACTTCGTCCCGCCGCACCGCTCCAGCCTCTACGGCACCGCGCTCTGGGACCGGCTGACCGAGGCGCAGCGCATCGAGCTGACCAAGCACGAGGTGGCCAGCATCGCCGGTCTGGGCGTCTGGTTCGAGACGATCCTGATGCAGCTGCTGATCCGCGGCTACTTCAGGCAGGACCCGACCGCCGCCCACGCGCAGTACGCCCTGACCGAGATCGGCGACGAGTGCCGCCACTCGGTGATGTTCGGCCGGATGATCGCCCGTCTGGGCACCCCGGTCTACCGGCCGGACGGCATCAACCAGTTCCTCGGCCAGTGGATCGCGCACACCGCCACCGGACCGCGGATGTTCGCCGCCATCCTGATCGCCGAGGAGATCCTGGACACCCTGCAACGCGAGGCGATGGCCGACGAGGACGTGCAGCCCCTGGTGCGGATGATCTCCCGGATCCACGTGGTCGAGGAGGCGCGCCACGTCCGCTACGCGCGGGAGGAGCTGGCCCGGCAGATCCGGGCGGCCGGCCGGGGCCGGCTCGCGTTCGACAAGCTGGTGATCGGGCGGGCGGCGTACCTGACCGGCACCCGGCTGGTCGACCCGCGGGTCTACCGGGCGGTCGGGATCGACCCGTGGGAGGGGCGCCGGGCGGCGTGGGCCAACCCGTACCACCGGGAGACGATGCGCTGGGCGGGGGAGCGGGTGGTGGCGTACCTGACCGATCTCGATCTGATCGGCGGTCCCGGCAAAGCGCTCTGGAGGGCCTCCGGGCTGCTGCCCCGCTGA